GTACGGGGTGGACTGTTCCTCGAACCACACGCCGGTCAGGCGCGGGTCGTCGCCCATCGTTGCCTGCGAAGTCAAAACCAGCAGAATCTCGAGGGGAGTTCCCATCATGGTTTTCTCAGTTCAGACGCTTGGGATCAAGCGGCCAGCGACCATTACGCCTGCTTGGCTTTGCGCGCTGTCTCGACCAAGCTGTCGAGCCAGTCCTGATGGCCGTTGATCATCGGGTTGGGTTTGGCGTTGTGCAGCTCCTCGGCCGGCTTGCCCTTCTGCGTTTCCTGCGTGAGGATGCGCACGCGCCCGCCGTCCAGGTTCTCGACCAGCCAGGCGTGATGCACATCCAGGCGCGTATCTGTGCCTTCCTCGCCGGACCAGCCGTGCCAGGCCACGCGGCCGGGTTGCCCATCCGCAGGTGCCACGTACTCGTTGCACTGCCCCTCTACCGGGAAGCCGAAGGTCTCGAAATAAAATCGATCGCCGTCGGCCAGTACCGGGCCTTTGCCGCCATGAAAGCGCACGTTAGCCGAGTTGGCGTAGTAGCTTGGCCACAGCGATGGTGTGACGAGTAGCGGCCATACGTCGGCCGCGCTCAAGCCGGCGGCGATGATCTCATTAGAGGCGAAATTCTCAGTAAAGCCCGGCGTGTAGCCTTCGGGCCAGAGGATGGCGTTCTGTTGCTTGCTCATATCGAAGCTCCTTCACAAAATGTCAATGACGCAACAGGGGTGGCTGCGTCATTCAAGTGGTCATAGAGCAATCATGAGCCTCCCTGTGAAATAAGTGAAATCCTAATTTTTTATTTTTGAAATCATATAATTTGATATCAGCGTCTAGGTTCTGCCATCCGCCGACAAGGCTATCTCGCAGCGGTGCTACGAAAGGGTCCGTCTCCAATTGAGCCGGCTGATTGCATATTTGTAGTGCGAGGCAGAGTTGTGCTGAGCATGACGATGAGAGCCATCTTGCCTACTTGTTGTTAGCACAGGAAGTGAACAGCAGTGCTCGTATCCAGCGATGTGCTGGATCGTGATGGGTGCGTTCGTGCCAAGCAGCCGTCTTGGTGAACCCCGGTATCTTCATCGGCGGCAGGGAGATAGCCAGCTTGTCCATACCGGCGACCAAGCGGCTCGGCAAGATCGCGACCATGTCACTGGCACGCAGGATGTCTGGCAAGATCAGAAAGCTCTTGACCGACAGTGTGACGCTTCGTTGTTTGCCCAACTGTTCTAGCGCATCGTCGGTGACGCCGCGGAAACCTCCACCATCGTAGGAAACAAGCGCATGGTCGAGAGCACAGAACTGCTTAACTGTCAGCTTGCGCCCCATAGCCGCTGGATGGTCTTCCCGCAGGACACACACGTAGTGCTCCTTGAATAGCTCTCGGGCATGCAGATTTGGCGGAGTGATCT
The sequence above is drawn from the Hyphomicrobiales bacterium genome and encodes:
- a CDS encoding SRPBCC domain-containing protein, coding for MSKQQNAILWPEGYTPGFTENFASNEIIAAGLSAADVWPLLVTPSLWPSYYANSANVRFHGGKGPVLADGDRFYFETFGFPVEGQCNEYVAPADGQPGRVAWHGWSGEEGTDTRLDVHHAWLVENLDGGRVRILTQETQKGKPAEELHNAKPNPMINGHQDWLDSLVETARKAKQA